A genomic region of Cotesia glomerata isolate CgM1 linkage group LG9, MPM_Cglom_v2.3, whole genome shotgun sequence contains the following coding sequences:
- the LOC123271132 gene encoding DEP domain-containing protein DDB_G0279099 isoform X1, which yields MSKECRYFVQHVWKEDLCVNCFKSREDHHKLLKERSKIYVPSPEILNFKSILRETGKQTDLPRKSVDFPEALTEVIGYGGDYIYSDEESESECYDQEKSKPDEHVSENDEDRALSNLTRANTNFNRTTANIVDAPSAPPSSSSSSSSLSTSTEAKVLPNLMLGTPQKGNDGKKTTLLVSVTPFKSDSAVGPAKLDRDWLDRDVTGKNWMDMTATTAITDKKAKIVLDKIVDMPLIESNNLISMTKKLTCDKPEIKYSKPVDLGKQTVDKGFKSHNETTSNHNQVIVNKESVNSEEIAIPDLGERTIEGESTVVESENVKKETNHDGDNSNDQDKSILNGNGNNNDNDNDDNNNNKSKNKDCDVNDNNVNELLMENSREDAGAPDGKAADDETSESSCSLTHVSTIPRSSFLHGETTKSVSSSKSADDEVLSDSCKNKNFTTEITSSEDDKLVAKETVKTKVTGKRKSHDCGSQRRQAPKPPDQMEEESLSTLFARNPVTSVKSDSPVVREKEKRERATSCSPKFSRTEDDESMNNPTYSGHINNDTSRKSVSLSEYSLNSYSRESLAGDNAVQDRDKKKGKSRFSLKKLLRIGASRKEMNITTCSHTFAEIFDDDSGSIKITPSPSSSPREQANCKSRPEIIHPLEFNGAAVEVLRHHKLINSPNQSSGRTDACPDKSRYSQTVAHLGKPPSPPKNIQPSKNYLHSLMKKTNPSPPLKDHKKLDENWKASNNLTNDAIYANLAAEDVAGEVRSGIAPSKPQRTSSMRSVQSQSVRKSDDDDDTSHNANIDTVDSSRGEENQINNYFNSTENDLNTKKNEDNERQWKNHFESCLRQRRGRNIFHRNLEDNYNALVIANHESLAQLFQQLVQENQLSVSCIKRTNLQLNEFNINVDTIKKIGCRIFCSAIWNSNQVILCFSSGGLTSLPTYREFFIVPLVEFVDSLPDNLFNNYTEDISHENVTVSVLTYTQVATISSYVTSIRQNCENIFQQSCLVLLQLVNALKNLQARGIEEFPKSLSNVVLCQEEKTLSWRLYLLQNLHIDVNDGEDCASLCQCALEALKMLDLTNKFPIIKQLLIRERAVSLSQVKAVLEYSLWGPPHSVLGALKEREVILQRWLDLERANLLHALIKKHTPLTVSDEYQLAFLIHTTGKIMCEASVLLDQQNSDSKI from the exons atgtcTAAGGAATGTAGATATTTTGTCCAGCATGTTTGGAAAGAAGATTTGTGTGTGAACTGTTTTAAATCACGCGAAGATCACCATAAATTATTGAAGGAGCGCTCGAAGATTTATGTTCCCTCGCCggagatattaaatttcaag agTATTTTAAGAGAAACTGGCAAGCAGACAGATCTGCCTAGAAAAAGTGTCGACTTTCCGGAAGCACTAACAGAAGTAATCGGTTACGGCGGAGACTACATCTACAGCGATGAAGAATCCGAATCTGAGTGCTACGACCAAGAGAAATCAAAACCAGATGAGCATGTGTCAGAAAACGACGAGGATCGTGCATTGAGCAACCTGACGCGTGCAAACACCAACTTTAATCGCACAACAGCGAACATTGTAGACGCGCCATCAGCCCCGCCTTCATCTTCATCGTCTTCTTCCTCGCTGTCCACGTCAACGGAGGCCAAGGTGTTGCCCAACTTGATGCTTGGAACTCCTCAGAAGGGAAACGATGGGAAGAAAACAACCCTCCTGGTATCCGTGACGCCTTTCAAGTCCGACAGCGCTGTCGGGCCCGCGAAACTAGATCGAGATTGGCTGGATCGTGACGTGACTGGAAAGAACTGGATGGATATGACTGCAACGACTGCCATAACagataaaaaagctaaaataGTGCTCGATAAAATCGTAGACATGCCGCTGATTGAGTCGAATAACTTGATATCGATGACTAAGAAGCTTACTTGTGATAAACCCGAGATTAAATACTCAAAGCCGGTGGATTTGGGCAAGCAAACAGTTGATAAAGGATTTAAAAGCCATAATGAGACGACTAGTAATCATAATCAAGTAATTGTAAACAAAGAGTCTGTAAATAGTGAAGAGATTGCCATTCCTGATTTAGGTGAACGTACTATTGAAGGAGAGTCGACTGTTGTTGAGTCTGAGAATGTTAAAAAGGAGACTAACCACGACGGTGATAATAGTAATGATCAAGACAAAAGTATACTTAATGGTaatggtaataataatgataatgataatgatgataataataataataagagtaAGAATAAGGATTGTGATGTTAATGACAATAAtgttaatgaattattaatggaAAATAGTAGGGAAGATGCTGGAGCGCCGGATGGTAAGGCTGCGGATGATGAAACCTCGGAATCTTCTTGTTCACTCACTCATGTTTCCACAATACCGCGCAGCTCGTTTCTTCACGGAGAAACTACCAAGTCTGTTAGTAGTTCAAAGTCTGCTGATGATGAAGTGTTGTCAGATAGTTGCAAGAATAAGAATTTTACCACGGAAATAACTTCGAGTGAAGACGATAAGTTGGTTGCCAAGGAAACAGTAAAAACAAAAGTTACtggaaaaagaaaaagtcACGATTGCGGCAGCCAAAGACGGCAAGCGCCGAAACCTCCAGATCAAATGGAAGAAGAGTCGCTGAGTACTTTGTTCGCGAGAAACCCTGTAACGAGTGTTAAGTCTGATAGCCCGGTTGTGAGGGAAAAAGAAAAACGGGAGCGAGCTACGTCTTGCAGTCCAAAGTTCAGTCGCACTGAGGATGACGAGTCTATGAATAATCCGACTTATTCTGGTCATATCAATAATGATACTTCTCGAAAAAGTGTTTCATTGTCTGAGTATAGTTTGAATTCATACTCGCGTGAGTCATTAGCGGGTGATAACGCGGTTCAAGACCGAGACAAGAAAAAAGGCAAGTCTAGATTTTCGTTGAAGAAGTTACTGAGGATTGGGGCTTCTAGGAAGGAGATGAATATTACGACTTGCTCGCATACCTTCGCTGAGATCTTTGATGATGACAGTGGGAGCATTAAAATAACACCCAGTCCAAGTTCAAGTCCGCGAGAACAAGCTAATTGTAAGTCCAGGCCTGAAATCATTCATCCGCTGGAATTCAATGGCGCGGCTGTTGAAGTATTGCGTCATCACAAGCTAATTAATAGTCCGAATCAATCTTCCGGTCGCACTGACGCCTGTCCTGATAAATCCCGTTACTCCCAGACTGTTG cACACTTGGGAAAGCCACCATCACCGCCGAAGAATATTCAGccttcaaaaaattacttacacTCACTGATGAAGAAAACAAATCCCTCGCCCCCACTGAAAGACCACAAGAAACTAGACGAAAATTGGAAAGCTTCAAATAATTTGACAAACGATGCTATTTACGCAAACCTAG CGGCGGAGGATGTTGCAGGTGAGGTGAGGAGTGGCATTGCACCCTCTAAGCCTCAGCGAACCTCCAGCATGAGGAGTGTACAATCTCAGTCAGTCAGGAAgtctgatgatgatgatgatacgAGTCACAACGCCAATATTGACACTGTCGATTCATCTcgg GGAgaagaaaatcaaattaataattattttaattctaccgaaaatgatttaaatactaaaaaaaatgaagacaATGAGCGACAATGGAAAAATCATTTCGAGTCATGTCTCCGACAACGACGAGGTCGTAATATTTTCCACCGGAATCTTGAAGATAATTACAACGCGTTGGTTATCGCAAATCATGAATCTCTTGCTCAATTATTCCAACAA TTAGTGCAAGAAAATCAATTATCAGTTTCATGTATCAAGAGAACGAATCTccaattaaatgaatttaatataaatgtagatacgattaaaaaaatcggCTGCAGAATTTTTTGTTCAGCGATCTGGAATAGCAATCAAGTTATACTGTGCTTCTCATCTGGTGGTCTAACTTCTCTCCCGACTTATAgggaattttttatcgttCCTTTGGTTGAATTCGTCGACTCACTTCcagataatttattcaataattataccGAGGATATTTCACACGAAAatg TGACTGTATCCGTTTTAACGTACACCCAAGTGGCAACTATTTCATCTTACGTCACGTCGATTCGTCAAAATTGCGAAAATATCTTTCAACAAAGTTGTCTAGTTCTTTTGCAATTGGTAAATGCATTGAAGAACCTTCAAGCGAGGGGTATTGAAGAATTTCCAAAGAGTTTAAGTAACGTCGTACTTTGCCAAGAGGAAAAGACCTTATCCTGGCGATTATATCTTCTTCAAAA CTTACATATCGACGTTAATGATGGTGAAGATTGCGCATCTCTGTGTCAATGTGCCTTGGAAGCTCTAAAAATGCTTGATTTAACGAACAAATTTCCTATTATTAAACAACTATTAATTCGTGAGAGAGCCGTCAGCCTTTCTCAG gtAAAAGCGGTGCTGGAATACTCACTGTGGGGTCCACCGCATTCAGTCCTCGGAGCCTTAAAGGAACGCGAAGTTATTTTGCAGCGATGGCTGGATCTTGAACGCGCAAATCTTCTTCACGCTCTAATTAAAAAGCACACACCGCTCACAGTTTCAGATGAGTACCAACTGGCATTTTTGATCCACACAACTGGAAAAATAATGTGCGAAGCATCTGTGCTTCTTGACCAACAAAACTCTGACAGCAAAATTTag
- the LOC123271132 gene encoding myb-like protein P isoform X2, with translation MSKECRYFVQHVWKEDLCVNCFKSREDHHKLLKERSKIYVPSPEILNFKSILRETGKQTDLPRKSVDFPEALTEVIGYGGDYIYSDEESESECYDQEKSKPDEHVSENDEDRALSNLTRANTNFNRTTANIVDAPSAPPSSSSSSSSLSTSTEAKVLPNLMLGTPQKGNDGKKTTLLVSVTPFKSDSAVGPAKLDRDWLDRDVTGKNWMDMTATTAITDKKAKIVLDKIVDMPLIESNNLISMTKKLTCDKPEIKYSKPVDLGKQTVDKGFKSHNETTSNHNQVIVNKESVNSEEIAIPDLGERTIEGESTVVESENVKKETNHDGDNSNDQDKSILNGNGNNNDNDNDDNNNNKSKNKDCDVNDNNVNELLMENSREDAGAPDGKAADDETSESSCSLTHVSTIPRSSFLHGETTKSVSSSKSADDEVLSDSCKNKNFTTEITSSEDDKLVAKETVKTKVTGKRKSHDCGSQRRQAPKPPDQMEEESLSTLFARNPVTSVKSDSPVVREKEKRERATSCSPKFSRTEDDESMNNPTYSGHINNDTSRKSVSLSEYSLNSYSRESLAGDNAVQDRDKKKGKSRFSLKKLLRIGASRKEMNITTCSHTFAEIFDDDSGSIKITPSPSSSPREQANCKSRPEIIHPLEFNGAAVEVLRHHKLINSPNQSSGRTDACPDKSRYSQTVAHLGKPPSPPKNIQPSKNYLHSLMKKTNPSPPLKDHKKLDENWKASNNLTNDAIYANLAAEDVAGEVRSGIAPSKPQRTSSMRSVQSQSVRKSDDDDDTSHNANIDTVDSSRGEENQINNYFNSTENDLNTKKNEDNERQWKNHFESCLRQRRGRNIFHRNLEDNYNALVIANHESLAQLFQQLVQENQLSVSCIKRTNLQLNEFNINVDTIKKIGCRIFCSAIWNSNQVILCFSSGGLTSLPTYREFFIVPLVEFVDSLPDNLFNNYTEDISHENGN, from the exons atgtcTAAGGAATGTAGATATTTTGTCCAGCATGTTTGGAAAGAAGATTTGTGTGTGAACTGTTTTAAATCACGCGAAGATCACCATAAATTATTGAAGGAGCGCTCGAAGATTTATGTTCCCTCGCCggagatattaaatttcaag agTATTTTAAGAGAAACTGGCAAGCAGACAGATCTGCCTAGAAAAAGTGTCGACTTTCCGGAAGCACTAACAGAAGTAATCGGTTACGGCGGAGACTACATCTACAGCGATGAAGAATCCGAATCTGAGTGCTACGACCAAGAGAAATCAAAACCAGATGAGCATGTGTCAGAAAACGACGAGGATCGTGCATTGAGCAACCTGACGCGTGCAAACACCAACTTTAATCGCACAACAGCGAACATTGTAGACGCGCCATCAGCCCCGCCTTCATCTTCATCGTCTTCTTCCTCGCTGTCCACGTCAACGGAGGCCAAGGTGTTGCCCAACTTGATGCTTGGAACTCCTCAGAAGGGAAACGATGGGAAGAAAACAACCCTCCTGGTATCCGTGACGCCTTTCAAGTCCGACAGCGCTGTCGGGCCCGCGAAACTAGATCGAGATTGGCTGGATCGTGACGTGACTGGAAAGAACTGGATGGATATGACTGCAACGACTGCCATAACagataaaaaagctaaaataGTGCTCGATAAAATCGTAGACATGCCGCTGATTGAGTCGAATAACTTGATATCGATGACTAAGAAGCTTACTTGTGATAAACCCGAGATTAAATACTCAAAGCCGGTGGATTTGGGCAAGCAAACAGTTGATAAAGGATTTAAAAGCCATAATGAGACGACTAGTAATCATAATCAAGTAATTGTAAACAAAGAGTCTGTAAATAGTGAAGAGATTGCCATTCCTGATTTAGGTGAACGTACTATTGAAGGAGAGTCGACTGTTGTTGAGTCTGAGAATGTTAAAAAGGAGACTAACCACGACGGTGATAATAGTAATGATCAAGACAAAAGTATACTTAATGGTaatggtaataataatgataatgataatgatgataataataataataagagtaAGAATAAGGATTGTGATGTTAATGACAATAAtgttaatgaattattaatggaAAATAGTAGGGAAGATGCTGGAGCGCCGGATGGTAAGGCTGCGGATGATGAAACCTCGGAATCTTCTTGTTCACTCACTCATGTTTCCACAATACCGCGCAGCTCGTTTCTTCACGGAGAAACTACCAAGTCTGTTAGTAGTTCAAAGTCTGCTGATGATGAAGTGTTGTCAGATAGTTGCAAGAATAAGAATTTTACCACGGAAATAACTTCGAGTGAAGACGATAAGTTGGTTGCCAAGGAAACAGTAAAAACAAAAGTTACtggaaaaagaaaaagtcACGATTGCGGCAGCCAAAGACGGCAAGCGCCGAAACCTCCAGATCAAATGGAAGAAGAGTCGCTGAGTACTTTGTTCGCGAGAAACCCTGTAACGAGTGTTAAGTCTGATAGCCCGGTTGTGAGGGAAAAAGAAAAACGGGAGCGAGCTACGTCTTGCAGTCCAAAGTTCAGTCGCACTGAGGATGACGAGTCTATGAATAATCCGACTTATTCTGGTCATATCAATAATGATACTTCTCGAAAAAGTGTTTCATTGTCTGAGTATAGTTTGAATTCATACTCGCGTGAGTCATTAGCGGGTGATAACGCGGTTCAAGACCGAGACAAGAAAAAAGGCAAGTCTAGATTTTCGTTGAAGAAGTTACTGAGGATTGGGGCTTCTAGGAAGGAGATGAATATTACGACTTGCTCGCATACCTTCGCTGAGATCTTTGATGATGACAGTGGGAGCATTAAAATAACACCCAGTCCAAGTTCAAGTCCGCGAGAACAAGCTAATTGTAAGTCCAGGCCTGAAATCATTCATCCGCTGGAATTCAATGGCGCGGCTGTTGAAGTATTGCGTCATCACAAGCTAATTAATAGTCCGAATCAATCTTCCGGTCGCACTGACGCCTGTCCTGATAAATCCCGTTACTCCCAGACTGTTG cACACTTGGGAAAGCCACCATCACCGCCGAAGAATATTCAGccttcaaaaaattacttacacTCACTGATGAAGAAAACAAATCCCTCGCCCCCACTGAAAGACCACAAGAAACTAGACGAAAATTGGAAAGCTTCAAATAATTTGACAAACGATGCTATTTACGCAAACCTAG CGGCGGAGGATGTTGCAGGTGAGGTGAGGAGTGGCATTGCACCCTCTAAGCCTCAGCGAACCTCCAGCATGAGGAGTGTACAATCTCAGTCAGTCAGGAAgtctgatgatgatgatgatacgAGTCACAACGCCAATATTGACACTGTCGATTCATCTcgg GGAgaagaaaatcaaattaataattattttaattctaccgaaaatgatttaaatactaaaaaaaatgaagacaATGAGCGACAATGGAAAAATCATTTCGAGTCATGTCTCCGACAACGACGAGGTCGTAATATTTTCCACCGGAATCTTGAAGATAATTACAACGCGTTGGTTATCGCAAATCATGAATCTCTTGCTCAATTATTCCAACAA TTAGTGCAAGAAAATCAATTATCAGTTTCATGTATCAAGAGAACGAATCTccaattaaatgaatttaatataaatgtagatacgattaaaaaaatcggCTGCAGAATTTTTTGTTCAGCGATCTGGAATAGCAATCAAGTTATACTGTGCTTCTCATCTGGTGGTCTAACTTCTCTCCCGACTTATAgggaattttttatcgttCCTTTGGTTGAATTCGTCGACTCACTTCcagataatttattcaataattataccGAGGATATTTCACACGAAAatggtaattaa
- the LOC123271141 gene encoding inhibitor of growth protein 3-like: MLYLEDYVEMIEHLPQELRDRFTEMREMDLGVQNSMDSLEKKVKTFFGNAKKMKPNEKDSEYEAIRKEYYKTLEDADEKVNLANSMYDLVDRYLRRLDQELHKFKMELEADNKGVTEILEKRSLELDQPPTNSSQKENRYSFTSSRSRDYHSHSRSEKRRDSNASTASVEKRLAAEKLTSSISEPRPTSANSGTLIAAANLTPPTASVNPVTNVSYNLGHIGAGGNAIAAAASQAIAATQQMQQGRRTASLKASYEAINTGGGVHAAEFSKELAGAAQTAIAAIQETTKKHKKKVTTVSSSSVIGAAAQPAVSPSIVTTPVATAITDPDNPDWTYDPNEPRYCICDQVSYGDMVACDNADCPREWFHYPCVGITASPKGKWYCPQCTSSMKRRGGRKT; this comes from the exons atgCTTTACTTAGAAGATTATGTTgaaa tGATTGAGCATTTGCCTCAGGAACTGAGGGACCGATTCACGGAGATGCGTGAAATGGACCTAGGTGTTCAGA ATTCGATGGATAGTTTGGAGAAGAAGGTAAAAACGTTTTTCGGTAATgccaaaaaaatgaaacccaATGAGAAAGATTCCGAGTATGAAGCTATTAGAAAAGAGTATTACAAAACTTTGGAGGATGCTGatgaaaaagttaatttagCTAATTCAATGTACGACTTGGTAGATAGATATCTCAGGAGATTGGACCAAGAGCTCCACAAATTTAAAATGGAGCTTGAGGCTGACAATAAAGGAGTAACGGAGATTCTAGAGAAGAGATCATTGGAGCTTGATCAGCCACCAACAAACAGTAGCCAAAAGGAAAACCGCTACAGTTTTACGTCGAGTAGATCTCGAGATTATCATAGTCAtt caCGATCTGAAAAGCGGCGAGATTCAAACGCATCAACAGCATCAGTGGAGAAGCGCTTAGCTGCTGAAAAATTGACCTCAAGTATATCCGAGCCTCGTCCAACCTCAGCTAACTCAGGAACGCTGATAGCAGCTGCTAATTTGACTCCCCCGACTGCTAGCGTCAATCCAGTGACCAACGTCAGCTACAATTTAGGACACATAGGTGCTGGTGGGAACGCCATTGCGGCAGCAGCTTCTCAGGCCATCGCGGCAACCCAGCAGATGCAGCAAGGCAGACGAACTGCCAGTCTCAAAGCCAGCTACGAGGCAATAAACACCGGTGGTGGTGTCCACGCCGCTGAATTTAGCAAAGAACTCGCTGGTGCCGCGCAAACTGCCATCGCTGCGATACAGGAGACCACCAAGAAACACAAAAA aAAAGTGACTACGGTATCGAGCTCAAGCGTAATTGGAGCAGCTGCTCAGCCAGCAGTATCTCCATCGATTGTAACCACACCAGTAGCCACTGCTATTACTGATCCTGATAATCCTGACTGGACTTATGACCCCAATGAACCACGTTACTGTATTTGTGACCAAGTATCCTATGGCGATATGGTTGCTTGTGATAATGCtgat tgccCCCGTGAATGGTTTCATTATCCATGTGTGGGTATTACAGCATCACCAAAAGGAAAATGGTATTGTCCACAATGTACGTCTTCAATGAAAAGACGTGGAGGCCggaaaacttaa
- the LOC123271137 gene encoding PWWP domain-containing protein 2A-like, with protein MAGQELLSVSSSLTIARGDKINVTVESALPDIIVVSFTDGLKSFQGALLDITKKGLPCGINPPEAADPDSDKLVTLATRFTYFQDKRPVVNSIGRHINAARQKYKTARPTVRLRPRQVLCNKCQSICNEKNENVDAGKKRKFRDLSKEDTGYRKRRPEDHAVKLSSPLRKLTEAEPVREIETNDFKSFKNFKSKAEGINDEVKMEIAEEDQAQEVEKEPIVVDSVRTKVGRIPRKKRSVGSMEDLWDENIFEDIIKSPRTTPIIKISFGSQGEGTVLKIPAKTKICLDEEPEKGEIISDPLKQSKLNSDILLDLQKAGKDLACAKAAKRALKKAKKEARRKILAGGVSPARSPLSTSPRYNSTFNSSPPQALMYHRRKHKDKHEKKNKEERKHKSMIGVEPIESKGENDMSLLNPLSEASENDRGDFNFADRESYTAIKEQCLKQKLCISLRRLNANAYTRCNYPVSNSSSGCKSPGTSSEELSEIEQEQDQDHQAERQPADNSSNSEYTPASQLAIRFTTTPVAHYLSATGRRMDVGDIVWGKIHGFPWWPGKVLSLSVSCNEDGTSGNAQAHVAWYGSSTCSLMSCDRLSPFLETFKARYNKKKRGPYKEAIRQAQSEAQRQMLSNSTTNINGCESPREVNVLS; from the exons ATGGCAGGCCAGGAGTTATTGTCTGTATCATCAAGTTTGACAATAGCCCGTggcgataaaataaatgtcacTGTGGAATCTGCGCTTCCTGACATCATCGTCGTCAGCTTCACCGATGGGCTTAAATCCTTCCAGGGTGCTTTGCTTGATATCACCAAGAA gggatTACCGTGCGGAATAAATCCACCTGAGGCAGCAGACCCCGACTCGGACAAACTGGTGACCCTGGCAACCAGGTTCACTTATTTCCAGGACAAGCGACCGGTTGTTAATTCAATAGGTCGACATATCAACGCTGCGAGACAAAAGTACAAAACCGCAAGGCCTACGGTGAGATTACGTCCTAGGCAGGTACTTTGTAACAAGTGCCAGTCGATTTGCAACGAGAAGAATGAGAATGTAGACGCTGGCAAAAAGCGCAAGTTTAGAGACTTGTCTAAAGAAGACACTGGGTATCGCAAAAGACGTCCAGAAGATCATGCAGTTAAATTGTCTTCTCCATTAAGAAAGTTGACCGAGGCTGAACCGGTTCGTGAAATAGAAACCAATGATTTTAAgagttttaagaattttaagaGTAAGGCCGAAGGAATTAATGATGAAGTCAAAATGGAGATTGCTGAAGAAGATCAGGCTCAGGAGGTTGAGAAGGAACCGATTGTTGTTGACTCTGTAAGGACAAAAGTCGGCCGGATTCCTAGGAAGAAAAGATCAGTTGGTTCGATGGAAGATCTTTgggatgaaaatatttttgaggaTATTATTAAATCCCCCAGGACTACGccgataataaaaatatcttttggAAGTCAAGGAGAGGGAACAGTTTTGAAAATACCAGCCAAGACAAAAATTTGTCTGGATGAAGAGCCTGAAAAAGGTGAAATAATTTCAGACCCTCTGAAGCAGAGTAAATTAAACTCGGACATTTTGCTTGATCTCCAGAAGGCTGGTAAAGATTTGGCGTGCGCAAAAGCGGCAAAGAGAGCGCTTAAAAAAGCTAAGAAAGAGGCGCGTAGAAAAATTCTCGCTGGAGGGGTTTCACCAGCTAGATCTCCCTTGAGCACTTCTCCCAGGTACAATTCGACGTTCAATTCGTCACCACCACAGGCGCTGATGTATCACCGGCGCAAACACAAAGACAAGCATGAAAAGAAGAACAAAGAAGAGCGTAAGCACAAGTCAATGATTGGTGTCGAACCGATTGAGTCCAAGGGAGAAAATGACATGAGCTTGCTGAACCCGCTGAGTGAGGCGTCGGAGAACGATCGAGGGGATTTCAATTTCGCTGACCGCGAGTCTTATACGGCGATTAAAGAGCAGTGTCTCAAGCAGAAACTGTGTATATCGCTGAGGCGACTTAATGCTAATGCTTACACTAGGTGTAATTATCCTGTTAGTAATTCTTCGTCTGGGTGCAAGAGCCCGGGCACTAGCAGCGAAGAGCTCAGTGAAATTGAGCAGGAACAGGATCAAGATCACCAAGCGGAAAGACAACCTGCTGATAATAGCAGCAATTCTGAGTATACTCCCGCTTCGCAATTGGCTATTAGATTTACTACTACTCCAGTCGCGCATTATCTTTCTGCTACTGGCAGAAGGATGGATGTTGGTGATATTGTCTGGGGTAAAATTCACGGGTTTCCTTGGTGGCCTGGCAAA GTTTTAAGTTTATCAGTTTCTTGTAACGAAGACGGAACTTCAGGAAATGCTCAAGCTCATGTCGCGTGGTATGGATCATCCACTTGTTCTTTGATGTCTTGTGATCGTCTGAGTCCTTTTCTTGAAACTTTTAAg GCAaggtacaataaaaaaaagcgaGGCCCTTACAAAGAAGCTATACGACAGGCACAGTCGGAAGCACAACGTCAAATGTTATCGAATTCAACGACAAATATAAATGGCTGTGAATCACCGCGTGAGGTAAATGTTTTATCTTGA